In one Spirosoma rigui genomic region, the following are encoded:
- a CDS encoding ABC transporter ATP-binding protein has translation MAEVRLNHIAKAYAGGPSVIRDISIDIQDREFVVLVGPSGCGKSTLLRMIAGLEEITRGDLFLDGQRINELAPKDRDIAMVFQNYALYPHMTVFDNMAFGLKLRNMPKAEIRQRVTRAAQILEIEPLLDRKPKDMSGGQRQRVAIGRAIVRNPKVFLFDEPLSNLDAKLRGQTRIELQKLHRDLQATMIYVTHDQVEAMTLGDRIVVLRNGDVMQHDTPLALYNQPANRFVAGFIGSPPMNFLPGRITTDTDQVYFQSTGGTVRINLDQSVHRSALLPYAGRTVELGIRAEHITDQPTTAEGGRFSPDTPTLFDAVERMGSETLAYFSLDGHRFIARLSGDAVVDTQSGIRMFWAIDKAHFFDIDTEQAIR, from the coding sequence ATGGCTGAAGTACGTCTGAACCATATTGCCAAAGCCTACGCCGGTGGCCCGAGCGTTATCCGTGATATTAGTATCGATATACAGGACCGCGAGTTCGTGGTGCTGGTTGGGCCGAGTGGCTGCGGAAAGTCAACCTTGCTACGGATGATTGCCGGGCTGGAAGAGATCACGCGGGGCGACCTGTTTCTCGACGGGCAGCGGATCAACGAACTGGCTCCTAAAGACCGCGACATTGCGATGGTGTTCCAGAACTATGCCCTGTATCCGCACATGACGGTCTTCGACAACATGGCGTTTGGCCTGAAGCTGCGTAACATGCCCAAAGCCGAAATCCGGCAGCGCGTGACGCGGGCGGCCCAGATCCTGGAAATTGAACCCCTGCTCGACCGGAAGCCAAAAGATATGTCGGGGGGGCAGCGACAGCGGGTCGCCATTGGCCGGGCTATTGTCCGCAACCCGAAGGTATTTCTGTTTGACGAACCCCTGAGCAATCTCGATGCCAAGCTCCGTGGGCAAACCCGCATTGAGCTTCAGAAGCTGCACCGCGACCTGCAGGCTACCATGATTTACGTGACCCACGACCAGGTTGAAGCCATGACGCTGGGCGACCGGATCGTTGTGCTGCGCAACGGCGATGTGATGCAGCACGACACGCCCCTGGCCTTGTACAACCAACCCGCCAATCGCTTCGTGGCGGGGTTTATCGGTAGTCCGCCCATGAATTTCCTGCCCGGCCGTATCACGACCGACACTGATCAGGTTTATTTTCAGAGTACGGGCGGAACGGTACGCATCAATCTCGATCAATCGGTGCATCGGTCGGCGCTGTTGCCTTATGCCGGGCGTACCGTTGAACTGGGTATCCGGGCGGAGCACATTACCGACCAGCCGACGACGGCGGAGGGAGGCCGTTTTTCGCCGGATACCCCCACGCTGTTCGACGCTGTTGAACGCATGGGCAGCGAGACACTGGCCTATTTTTCGCTCGACGGCCATCGATTCATCGCGCGCTTATCGGGCGATGCTGTCGTTGATACGCAGTCGGGGATACGCATGT
- a CDS encoding carbohydrate ABC transporter permease — MAQTILKYILLTLAALSFVYPFVWMVSASLSSESGLGSLVLLPEGFTWSNYATVFTKIPLGRAFLNSAFVAILTTSLVLVSGAMVGYALARLDFVGRNAIFYLIIFTMTLPFQITLIPNYITMVRLGWVDTYFALVVPFALSSLSVLLFRQAFQGLPQSLIDAARMDGAGELRIIFQILVPNILPTVLTITILTFMGLWNEALWPLIVIRDEPTMTMPQLVTLFSVGGRADAQLGVKIAAAVMLAVPIVVLYLFFQKHFIRSMATSGMKD, encoded by the coding sequence ATGGCCCAGACTATTCTTAAATACATACTGCTCACCCTGGCGGCATTGTCATTCGTTTACCCGTTCGTCTGGATGGTGAGCGCGTCGCTGTCGTCGGAGAGCGGGCTCGGTTCGCTGGTGCTGCTGCCGGAGGGGTTCACGTGGTCGAACTACGCAACGGTATTCACCAAGATTCCGCTGGGGCGGGCGTTTCTGAACAGCGCCTTCGTGGCCATCTTAACCACGAGCCTGGTGCTGGTATCGGGAGCAATGGTGGGGTACGCACTCGCCCGGCTCGACTTTGTGGGCCGCAATGCCATCTTCTACCTCATCATTTTTACGATGACCCTGCCGTTTCAGATTACACTCATTCCCAATTATATCACCATGGTACGGCTCGGGTGGGTCGATACGTATTTCGCGCTGGTGGTACCGTTTGCGCTCAGTTCGCTGTCGGTGCTGCTGTTCCGGCAGGCGTTTCAGGGCTTACCCCAATCCCTGATCGATGCGGCCCGGATGGACGGGGCGGGGGAACTGCGGATTATTTTCCAGATTCTCGTTCCCAATATCCTGCCCACTGTACTGACCATTACGATCCTGACATTCATGGGACTCTGGAACGAAGCATTGTGGCCGCTGATCGTGATCCGCGACGAACCAACCATGACCATGCCCCAACTGGTAACGCTGTTTTCGGTTGGGGGCCGGGCCGACGCGCAGTTAGGGGTCAAGATCGCGGCTGCCGTGATGCTTGCCGTACCCATTGTGGTCTTGTACTTATTTTTCCAGAAACACTTTATTCGCAGTATGGCTACGTCGGGAATGAAGGACTGA